One Spodoptera frugiperda isolate SF20-4 chromosome 30, AGI-APGP_CSIRO_Sfru_2.0, whole genome shotgun sequence genomic window carries:
- the LOC118270057 gene encoding homeobox protein HOX3-like yields MDTQENYKQHTVKKKVKRFRSTFTTEQVNYLEKQYKKCPYITNHQRKEIATELNISERAIKVWYQNRRMKEKREGGGQNFENEQIKHADYTKYNKWQLNNMMKSPNYEPRILTNGKTSDKNVTTNHSTSTVAEQMNKSIESAYVTTPVPENIVATTKADNLVTDVLLKEPKTKQINQMDVSNKKHTKKNSTTVNNEQPNQKELEEPKKNLPINTTQQIKPEDLTLNQKTNEPVAVPEAASNDPGITTVPTVLPFNPQSYAPMFWNQTGVPIMPIDPSISASSSSLVNDASSSQDNVVIKRCWHCDPNIRQLMMQMPYTFPQQDPNFQYIITAVPIQTPSPKSS; encoded by the coding sequence ATGGATACCCAAGAAAATTACAAGCAACATACTGTTAAAAAAAAGGTGAAAAGGTTCCGAAGCACATTTACAACGGAACAAGTAAACTACTTAGAAAAGCAATACAAAAAATGTCCTTATATCACAAATCATCAGCGGAAAGAAATAGCTACAGAGTTAAATATTAGTGAAAGAGCAATCAAAGTATGGTATCAAAATCGGCGAATGAAAGAAAAAAGAGAAGGTGGTGGTCAAAACTTTGAAAATGAACAAATTAAACATGCGGATTAtaccaaatataataaatggcaATTAAACAATATGATGAAGTCTCCAAATTATGAACCACGAATATTGACAAATGGGAAAACGTcagataaaaatgtaacaacaaaTCATTCGACAAGTACAGTTGCTGAACAAATGAATAAATCTATTGAATCTGCATACGTGACGACTCCAGTTCCTGAAAATATAGTGGCTACAACTAAAGCAGATAACTTAGTTACTGACGTATTGTTAAAAGaaccaaaaactaaacaaataaaccaaatggatgtaagtaataaaaaacatactaaaaaaaattctaCAACAGTCAACAACGAACAACCAAATCAGAAGGAACTAGAGGAACCAAAGAAAAATTTACCCATCAATACCACACAACAAATAAAGCCGGAAGATTTAACATTAAACCAGAAAACGAATGAACCTGTAGCAGTTCCTGAGGCCGCTTCGAATGATCCTGGAATAACAACAGTACCAACAGTTCTACCGTTTAATCCGCAGTCCTATGCCCCTATGTTTTGGAATCAAACGGGTGTGCCTATTATGCCAATTGATCCTTCAATATCTGCGTCAAGTTCTTCGTTAGTCAACGATGCATCATCATCTCAAGATAATGTTGTGATAAAGAGGTGTTGGCACTGTGATCCTAATATTAGACAGTTAATGATGCAAATGCCCTATACATTTCCACAACAAGATCCAaattttcaatatattattactgCTGTACCGATACAGACTCCTAGTCCAAAGTCTTCATGA